One stretch of Micromonospora echinospora DNA includes these proteins:
- a CDS encoding alkaline phosphatase PhoX has protein sequence MDRRTVLRATAVGGAAAFAGGLWAAAAAPAQPAQPGPGPYGDLLAADANGLQVPAGFTSRVIARSGQRVAGTSYTWHPAPDGGACFPAADGWIYVSNSEVPLVGGASAVRFAADGAIAAAYRILGGTNVNCAGGPTPWGTWLSCEEVPLGRVFETWPEGGRSGEERTRMGRFKHEAAACDPQRRVVYLTEDESDGCFYRFVPDTWGDLRTGKVQVLCAPDGQVTGPVTWRDLPDRDGFPVPTRYQVGAAQTFDGGEGCWYADDTCWFTTKGDNRVWAYDAVNQRLDLAYDDSLVPAGAAPLTGVDNITGTAGGDLYVAEDGGNMEINMITPAGVVTPFVRVLGQSESEITGPAFSPDGSRLYFSSQRGTSGARAGTGGITYEVRGPFRR, from the coding sequence ATGGATCGTCGTACCGTCCTGCGTGCCACAGCCGTCGGCGGCGCCGCCGCTTTCGCCGGTGGTCTCTGGGCCGCGGCGGCCGCACCGGCCCAGCCGGCCCAGCCCGGCCCCGGCCCGTACGGCGACCTGCTGGCCGCCGACGCCAACGGTCTCCAGGTGCCGGCCGGCTTCACCAGCCGGGTGATCGCACGCTCCGGGCAGCGGGTCGCGGGCACCTCGTACACCTGGCACCCGGCGCCGGACGGCGGCGCCTGCTTCCCGGCCGCCGACGGCTGGATCTACGTCTCCAACTCGGAGGTGCCGCTCGTCGGCGGCGCGTCGGCGGTGCGGTTCGCGGCTGACGGCGCGATCGCCGCCGCGTACCGGATCCTCGGCGGCACGAACGTCAATTGCGCCGGCGGGCCCACCCCGTGGGGGACGTGGCTGTCGTGCGAGGAGGTGCCGCTGGGTCGGGTCTTCGAGACCTGGCCGGAGGGGGGCCGGTCCGGCGAGGAGCGGACCCGGATGGGGCGCTTCAAGCACGAGGCGGCGGCCTGCGATCCGCAGCGGCGGGTGGTCTACCTGACCGAGGACGAGTCGGACGGCTGCTTCTACCGGTTCGTGCCGGACACCTGGGGTGACCTGCGCACCGGCAAGGTGCAGGTGCTCTGCGCCCCGGACGGCCAGGTCACCGGGCCGGTCACCTGGCGGGACCTGCCGGACCGCGACGGGTTCCCGGTGCCCACCCGCTACCAGGTGGGCGCCGCGCAGACGTTCGACGGCGGCGAGGGCTGCTGGTACGCCGACGACACCTGCTGGTTCACCACAAAGGGCGACAACCGGGTGTGGGCGTACGACGCGGTGAACCAGCGGCTCGACCTCGCGTACGACGACTCGCTGGTGCCGGCCGGCGCCGCGCCGCTGACCGGCGTCGACAACATCACCGGCACCGCCGGCGGCGACCTCTACGTGGCCGAGGACGGCGGCAACATGGAGATCAACATGATCACGCCGGCCGGCGTGGTGACCCCGTTCGTGCGGGTCCTCGGGCAGTCCGAGTCGGAGATCACCGGGCCCGCGTTCTCCCCGGACGGCAGCCGGCTCTACTTCTCCTCCCAGCGCGGCACCAGCGGCGCCCGGGCCGGGACCGGCGGCATCACGTACGAGGTGCGCGGCCCGTTCCGGCGCTGA
- a CDS encoding 50S ribosomal protein L7/L12 — MSPAVQVALAVALVVVVLLLLLVLRRDRPRDLVAPDRPAGDGQAEVVRLARAGRTVEAVKVLREQTGLSLLDAKRAVDALAAGGSWSPGPPAPGKGVDEAVRAEAARLLHRGKKIQAIKVVREHTHMSLADAKRYVEGL, encoded by the coding sequence ATGTCCCCGGCTGTCCAGGTCGCGCTCGCGGTGGCGCTCGTCGTGGTGGTGCTCCTTCTCCTGCTCGTGCTGCGGCGCGACCGTCCCCGGGACCTGGTCGCCCCTGATCGCCCGGCCGGCGACGGGCAGGCCGAGGTGGTCCGGCTGGCCCGCGCGGGGCGTACGGTCGAGGCGGTCAAGGTGCTGCGCGAGCAGACCGGGCTGTCGCTGCTGGACGCGAAGCGGGCGGTGGACGCGCTGGCGGCCGGCGGCTCCTGGTCGCCCGGCCCGCCGGCACCGGGAAAGGGCGTCGACGAGGCGGTGCGGGCAGAGGCCGCGCGGCTGCTGCACCGGGGCAAGAAGATCCAGGCGATCAAGGTGGTGCGGGAGCACACGCACATGTCGCTCGCCGACGCCAAGCGGTACGTCGAGGGCCTCTGA
- a CDS encoding YhjD/YihY/BrkB family envelope integrity protein: MGDGWDRAKRITAAAFRPVRGRDLSLHAAAITFYGAIAVVPVALLAIWLTGLLAGADRVRRLTGYAIDTLPTDIGAHRAAAALVEAGLGLTPLLALASLLPASLYGEGLRRAFVSVAEPRAESGALVGWRGRLLLLPLLAPAPVLLLSILLGLPMTTRLVRQGGWIGALGVVLSFLAVWLVLTPVLIWVFRVVGPASPDWLATIVLGSFTAANLSGFLHGFVLFCSLPLDLGVPFGGFDEIGGGVAVLLWLYLFHVIVLSGYSATLAASRWRATREAARA, from the coding sequence TCACGGCTGCGGCGTTCCGGCCGGTCCGCGGCCGGGATCTCTCCCTGCACGCCGCCGCGATCACGTTCTACGGCGCGATCGCCGTGGTGCCGGTGGCGCTGCTGGCGATCTGGCTGACCGGGCTGCTCGCCGGGGCGGACCGGGTGCGGCGGCTGACCGGGTACGCCATCGACACGCTGCCCACCGATATCGGCGCGCACCGGGCGGCGGCCGCGCTGGTCGAGGCCGGGCTGGGGCTGACCCCGCTGCTGGCGCTGGCCTCGCTGCTGCCGGCCTCGCTGTACGGGGAAGGGCTGCGCCGCGCGTTCGTCTCGGTGGCCGAGCCGCGCGCCGAATCCGGCGCGCTGGTCGGCTGGCGGGGCCGGCTGCTGCTGCTCCCCCTGCTGGCGCCGGCCCCGGTGCTGCTGCTGTCGATCCTGCTCGGGCTGCCGATGACCACACGGCTGGTACGCCAGGGCGGCTGGATCGGCGCGCTCGGCGTGGTGCTGTCGTTCCTGGCGGTGTGGCTGGTGCTCACGCCGGTGCTGATCTGGGTGTTCCGGGTGGTCGGCCCGGCCTCCCCGGACTGGCTCGCCACCATCGTCCTGGGCTCGTTCACGGCGGCGAACCTGTCCGGCTTCCTGCACGGCTTCGTGCTGTTCTGCTCGCTGCCGCTGGACCTGGGCGTGCCGTTCGGCGGCTTCGACGAGATCGGCGGCGGGGTTGCGGTGCTGCTCTGGCTGTACCTGTTCCACGTGATCGTGCTGTCCGGCTATTCCGCGACGCTGGCGGCGAGCCGGTGGCGGGCCACCCGGGAGGCGGCCCGCGCCTGA